From Nitrobacter sp. NHB1, a single genomic window includes:
- a CDS encoding transposase, with amino-acid sequence MTGHHSAGSGFSGNEATPERTAFIRYRRALVTHGLDVALFDAVTAQLEARAVTVKVGTLVDATIIASASEDDDAGRWVKHKGKAAVHGLKAHVGAGADATTALVEKIAITPANVNDGRAGPDALPDDPGEVFADSAYRGNHFGDAVRAKGGTPRVVATGMCGRDEAETLARLAAWNQPIHRIRGRIEKIFGT; translated from the coding sequence GCGTACCGCCTTCATCCGGTACCGCAGGGCGCTCGTCACGCACGGCCTCGATGTCGCGCTGTTCGATGCGGTGACCGCGCAGCTCGAGGCCCGAGCGGTCACGGTCAAGGTCGGTACGCTGGTCGATGCGACGATCATCGCGTCTGCCAGCGAAGACGATGACGCGGGTCGCTGGGTCAAGCACAAAGGCAAGGCCGCGGTGCACGGCCTCAAAGCGCATGTCGGCGCCGGCGCCGACGCGACCACGGCTCTGGTCGAGAAGATCGCGATCACGCCGGCCAACGTCAACGACGGACGCGCGGGACCGGACGCCTTGCCCGATGATCCAGGCGAGGTATTCGCGGACAGCGCCTATCGGGGGAATCACTTCGGCGATGCGGTTCGGGCCAAAGGAGGGACGCCGCGCGTCGTCGCCACCGGCATGTGCGGCCGGGACGAGGCCGAGACGCTCGCTCGCCTCGCTGCCTGGAACCAGCCGATCCACCGCATCCGCGGTCGCATAGAGAAGATCTTCGGCACCTGA
- the msrA gene encoding peptide-methionine (S)-S-oxide reductase MsrA — translation MTASTERAVLAGGCFWGMQALLRRHPGVISTRVGYTGGELPNATYLNHGDHAEAIEVSFDPQAISYRQLLEFFFQIHDPSTQDSQGYDQGVSYRSAIFYTGDEQKRIAEETIADVDASGLWPGWVVTELAPAGPFWEAEPEHQDYLEHHPNGYTCHFIRPQWKLPSRQEAGEAKASEAS, via the coding sequence ATGACAGCTTCGACGGAACGCGCGGTCCTTGCCGGGGGCTGCTTCTGGGGTATGCAGGCTCTGTTGCGCCGGCATCCCGGCGTGATCTCGACCCGTGTCGGCTACACTGGCGGCGAGTTGCCGAACGCGACCTATCTCAATCACGGCGATCATGCCGAGGCCATCGAGGTCAGCTTCGACCCGCAAGCGATCAGCTATCGGCAACTGCTGGAATTCTTTTTCCAGATCCATGATCCAAGCACGCAGGACAGTCAGGGTTACGATCAAGGCGTAAGCTACCGTTCCGCGATCTTCTACACCGGCGACGAGCAGAAGCGGATCGCGGAAGAGACCATCGCCGATGTCGATGCCTCCGGTCTTTGGCCGGGCTGGGTTGTCACCGAGCTTGCGCCGGCCGGACCGTTCTGGGAGGCCGAGCCCGAGCATCAGGATTATCTGGAGCATCATCCCAACGGCTATACCTGCCACTTCATACGGCCGCAGTGGAAGCTGCCGTCCAGGCAGGAGGCCGGTGAAGCCAAGGCCAGCGAAGCCAGTTGA
- a CDS encoding ERF family protein: protein MHRSSETIGVIAAALAKAQGELANPEKTLTATVRAPFPREETKTFRYASLASGLDIIRKHLGAHEIAIIQTTAINRDQIRLTTLLAHASGEWIASDWPVCAVAELAAPHRMGAALTYARRYALFALVGIAGEDDLDAPDLAAEPSSPPGPPTAPNVTRKPRNGTPHQPPQLGPIPSAALRDQMLAEITEIVDGDGLATWIHRRMRDKNTLTNADARTIEGACEVLLRVHRDDMAGPITNPIAPSPPGEPDDTPRLLDAASMPASGRQTVHPLTKPLRRRSKAHLAFVAAQPCLICQRTPCDAHHLKFAQPKALGRKVSDEFTVPLCRDHHHELHRHGNEAAWWANLKLAPLEVAKDLWRTDPAHTSPRPCSGPPTSAGAMP from the coding sequence ATGCACAGATCCAGTGAAACCATTGGCGTGATCGCCGCCGCCTTGGCCAAAGCTCAAGGCGAGCTTGCCAATCCCGAGAAAACCCTGACCGCGACCGTCAGGGCACCGTTTCCCCGCGAAGAAACCAAAACCTTTCGCTACGCGTCATTGGCCAGCGGTCTAGATATCATCCGCAAGCACCTTGGCGCCCACGAGATTGCAATCATCCAGACCACGGCGATCAACCGGGATCAAATCCGCCTAACCACGCTTCTGGCCCACGCCTCAGGGGAATGGATTGCCTCCGACTGGCCGGTCTGCGCGGTGGCCGAGCTGGCGGCGCCGCACCGAATGGGCGCCGCGCTCACTTATGCGCGCCGCTATGCGCTGTTCGCATTGGTTGGCATTGCCGGCGAAGACGACCTCGATGCTCCGGATCTCGCTGCCGAGCCCTCGTCACCGCCTGGGCCTCCTACAGCCCCAAATGTTACGCGCAAGCCCCGTAACGGCACCCCGCATCAGCCTCCGCAGCTCGGTCCAATCCCCTCGGCCGCGCTGCGCGACCAGATGCTCGCTGAGATCACCGAGATCGTCGATGGCGACGGCTTGGCGACGTGGATCCACCGTCGGATGCGAGACAAGAACACGCTGACGAACGCCGACGCGCGCACGATCGAGGGGGCCTGCGAGGTGCTTCTCCGGGTCCACCGCGATGACATGGCCGGCCCGATCACCAACCCGATCGCCCCGTCCCCGCCAGGGGAACCCGACGACACTCCTCGCCTGCTGGATGCGGCTTCCATGCCGGCATCGGGCCGGCAAACCGTCCACCCGCTCACCAAACCGCTGCGCCGGCGCAGCAAGGCGCATCTGGCATTCGTCGCAGCGCAGCCTTGCCTGATCTGTCAGCGCACTCCATGCGACGCCCATCACCTCAAGTTCGCGCAACCCAAAGCCTTAGGGCGCAAGGTCAGCGACGAGTTCACGGTGCCGCTGTGCCGAGACCATCATCACGAGCTGCATCGCCATGGCAATGAGGCCGCATGGTGGGCGAATCTGAAGCTGGCGCCGCTGGAGGTGGCGAAAGACCTTTGGCGGACCGATCCCGCCCACACCTCCCCGCGCCCCTGCAGCGGACCGCCGACATCGGCGGGGGCGATGCCATGA
- a CDS encoding response regulator transcription factor encodes MPRAADFDHDGCNAQRFNGTDDSFSDATKTARNAIIIIDERALVRDCLVYCLQAKYVSHAVFAFATLSEWMKVENDFPVPSVILLCVQTRQKNALSDSDDVESLARVAVSAPLIIVSDVEDGSRIMRAIESGARGYIPTSMTLGIAVEAVRLVEAGGTFVPISVMSSFQNRGNGESQLFTARQIMVVEALCRGRANKQIAYELGMCESTVKVHIRHIMRKLKARNRTEVAMMVSSLFDKLVDQKFVSNT; translated from the coding sequence ATGCCGCGCGCCGCAGACTTCGACCATGACGGCTGCAACGCACAACGCTTCAACGGAACCGACGATTCATTCAGCGATGCGACAAAGACCGCAAGAAACGCAATTATCATTATAGATGAGCGAGCACTTGTTCGCGATTGCCTCGTGTATTGTTTGCAAGCCAAGTATGTCAGTCATGCGGTTTTCGCGTTCGCGACTTTGTCGGAGTGGATGAAAGTTGAGAATGATTTTCCTGTCCCATCGGTCATCCTTCTCTGTGTTCAGACCCGCCAAAAGAATGCGTTAAGCGATTCCGATGACGTCGAGAGCCTCGCGCGCGTCGCTGTGAGCGCGCCTCTGATCATCGTCTCCGATGTCGAGGATGGTTCACGGATCATGCGCGCCATCGAGAGCGGTGCGCGGGGTTATATTCCAACTAGCATGACGCTCGGTATCGCCGTCGAAGCCGTGCGGCTGGTCGAGGCGGGGGGCACGTTCGTGCCGATCAGTGTGATGTCGTCGTTCCAGAATCGCGGCAATGGCGAAAGCCAGCTATTCACCGCGCGACAGATCATGGTTGTCGAAGCACTCTGCCGCGGCAGGGCGAACAAGCAGATCGCCTATGAACTCGGCATGTGTGAAAGCACCGTGAAGGTCCATATCCGTCATATCATGCGCAAGCTGAAGGCCCGGAACCGGACCGAGGTCGCGATGATGGTAAGCAGCCTGTTTGACAAATTAGTGGATCAAAAGTTCGTGTCGAACACGTGA
- a CDS encoding HlyD family type I secretion periplasmic adaptor subunit: protein MSTTMIGDQPWHVDLPRSTRGHTIAGVVIIATTIMGFGVWGNTAPIAGAVVASGVFVATGQNKTIQHLEGGVISDIMVHEGDTVEPGQILVKLDRTTAKAEMQRLFLRDARLTALDARLQAQVREEAKVHFPPELAVDSKDQQIRSIVSAQLLAFTAQRNNMNSEIAGINDSIKALDERITGSKVQLDGVRRQIVLVDEDIKTKEHLLAAGLVRKPDVLLLQRNQANLEGEVGRIMGDIGDAKERIARAVEQINGVRKTAIKTAVEQMHEARGELVDVRERMLSARGVLDRTTIRAPVKGVVVKLRFHTRGGVVEPGKPIMELLPLDEPLIIEARVRPQDIDSVKRGQEAMVRLTALSQRVTPMVSGDVIYLSADTVADEKKSQQLGPSDIYVIRVRLHNSEVAAIHGFNPTPGMPAEVFVKTSERTFFQYIMKPIADSMSRAFRER, encoded by the coding sequence ATGAGCACGACAATGATAGGCGATCAGCCCTGGCATGTTGATCTGCCGCGCTCGACACGCGGCCACACCATCGCGGGCGTCGTGATTATTGCGACGACGATCATGGGATTTGGAGTCTGGGGCAATACTGCACCGATCGCGGGTGCAGTGGTGGCGTCGGGCGTGTTTGTGGCTACCGGCCAGAACAAGACCATCCAGCACCTGGAAGGCGGCGTGATCAGCGACATCATGGTTCACGAAGGCGATACCGTCGAACCCGGCCAGATACTGGTCAAACTGGACCGGACCACCGCAAAAGCCGAGATGCAACGGCTCTTCCTTCGCGACGCGCGCCTCACAGCCCTCGATGCCCGCCTGCAGGCGCAAGTCCGCGAGGAAGCGAAAGTTCACTTTCCGCCTGAACTGGCGGTCGATTCAAAGGATCAGCAGATACGCAGCATCGTCAGCGCCCAGCTTCTTGCCTTCACCGCGCAACGCAACAATATGAACAGCGAAATTGCCGGAATTAACGACAGCATCAAGGCCCTGGACGAGCGTATCACCGGATCCAAGGTTCAACTCGACGGCGTGCGGCGCCAGATCGTGCTCGTCGACGAGGATATCAAGACCAAGGAACATCTCCTGGCCGCCGGACTCGTGCGCAAGCCGGATGTCCTTCTTCTGCAACGCAACCAGGCCAATCTCGAAGGCGAGGTCGGCCGTATCATGGGCGATATCGGCGACGCCAAGGAACGGATCGCTCGGGCGGTCGAGCAAATCAACGGCGTGCGGAAGACCGCCATCAAGACCGCGGTCGAGCAGATGCACGAAGCGCGCGGCGAACTGGTCGATGTCCGCGAGCGGATGCTGAGCGCAAGAGGTGTTCTCGACCGAACCACGATCCGCGCGCCGGTCAAAGGCGTCGTCGTCAAATTGCGATTTCATACGCGCGGCGGGGTGGTCGAGCCAGGCAAGCCCATCATGGAGTTGTTGCCGCTCGACGAGCCATTGATCATCGAGGCCCGGGTGAGACCGCAGGATATCGACTCGGTCAAACGCGGTCAGGAGGCCATGGTTCGGCTGACGGCACTCAGCCAGCGTGTCACGCCGATGGTGTCGGGCGATGTCATCTACCTCTCCGCCGATACTGTTGCCGACGAGAAAAAATCGCAACAGCTCGGGCCGAGCGACATCTATGTCATTCGCGTGAGGCTTCACAATTCGGAAGTCGCGGCAATCCACGGTTTCAATCCGACGCCCGGGATGCCAGCCGAAGTCTTCGTCAAGACCAGCGAACGGACTTTCTTTCAGTACATCATGAAGCCGATCGCGGACAGCATGTCCCGCGCATTTCGCGAGAGATAG
- a CDS encoding type I secretion system permease/ATPase, with protein MSLSDNQAIPNLPAESGDRYSKDALIAQVRELAQKLWRNPFERPAETLDARTETTPATIPPTRNGAKTPLAAASGHNLNGKGNLNGGGGGGNPQLHKRSGDNEFRDVLGKGLAAARRNLVTVGIFSLVVNLLVLSIPIYLFNMSDRVLTSRSVDTLIMLSSIVILAIGAHVLMDMLRRFILMRVAVETEARLGGPVLSAAAKAAQNGSSREFQTLADLQHLRAFITGPVLLTMFDAPVTPAYLAVVFLINPQLGLIVLVSSVSLVGVALINQRVTAIPFTRANAFGTRANLQAEAMARNAQVINAMGMIPEGVQVWGQETVESLKAQVAGHDLNIIMTGISKFLRLGTQITILGWGAYLALESELTGGMIIAASIVASRALAPLEGTIEGWRHFVQARSAYSRIKTLLQSSPLNLERLRLPRPEGRLSVERILYVPPPNKKVILNGISFHLEPGESLAIVGPSGTGKTMLARMLVGSIIPTAGNVRLDMMDLRNWDPRQFGESVGYLPQEVQLFPASIKANIARMRSDAVDEDIFDAAETADVHEMISELALGYETVIGMDGSPLSGGQRQRIGLARAFYGNPRLIVLDEPNANLDANGERALAKALIRAKEKRMTVVTITQRPALLQSVDKIMILQNGSVQAFGTRAEVIPLVTGHKQPSASGPPMLDA; from the coding sequence ATGAGTCTGAGCGACAATCAAGCCATCCCCAACCTGCCGGCGGAGTCAGGCGATCGCTACTCGAAGGACGCGCTCATAGCGCAGGTCAGAGAACTGGCGCAGAAGCTTTGGCGAAACCCGTTTGAGAGGCCGGCTGAAACGCTCGATGCACGAACGGAAACAACGCCAGCGACTATCCCGCCGACGCGCAATGGAGCCAAAACTCCTCTGGCAGCAGCGAGCGGGCATAATCTTAACGGCAAGGGAAATCTCAATGGCGGCGGCGGTGGCGGCAATCCGCAATTGCACAAGCGTTCCGGCGACAACGAATTTCGGGACGTTCTCGGCAAGGGACTGGCCGCCGCACGACGCAACCTGGTCACCGTTGGCATTTTTTCGCTTGTCGTAAATCTTCTTGTTCTTTCCATCCCCATCTACCTTTTCAACATGTCGGACCGTGTGCTGACCAGCCGAAGCGTCGATACGCTGATTATGCTGTCGTCGATCGTCATTCTGGCTATCGGAGCCCATGTCCTGATGGACATGCTGCGCCGCTTTATCCTGATGAGAGTTGCCGTCGAGACTGAGGCTCGCCTGGGCGGCCCGGTGCTGAGTGCTGCTGCGAAAGCGGCACAAAACGGCTCAAGCCGCGAATTTCAGACCCTCGCCGACCTGCAGCATTTGCGCGCATTCATTACCGGCCCGGTCCTGCTGACGATGTTCGATGCTCCGGTGACGCCCGCTTATCTGGCTGTTGTGTTCCTGATCAACCCGCAACTCGGACTGATCGTCCTTGTATCGAGCGTGTCGCTGGTCGGGGTCGCGCTCATCAACCAGCGCGTGACCGCGATACCCTTCACGCGGGCGAATGCATTCGGAACCCGCGCCAACCTGCAGGCGGAGGCGATGGCGCGCAACGCCCAGGTTATCAACGCGATGGGCATGATTCCGGAAGGGGTCCAGGTTTGGGGCCAGGAGACGGTCGAATCGCTCAAGGCTCAGGTCGCCGGCCACGACCTCAACATCATCATGACCGGCATTTCCAAGTTCCTGCGTCTGGGCACCCAGATCACCATACTCGGATGGGGCGCCTACCTCGCGCTGGAAAGCGAGTTGACGGGAGGCATGATCATCGCGGCATCGATCGTCGCCAGCCGCGCTTTGGCGCCCCTCGAAGGCACGATCGAGGGATGGCGGCATTTCGTGCAGGCCCGTTCGGCCTATAGCCGCATCAAGACCCTGCTCCAGAGTTCGCCGCTCAATCTCGAACGGTTGCGATTGCCGCGTCCGGAGGGCCGCCTCAGCGTCGAACGCATCCTCTACGTTCCCCCGCCGAACAAGAAGGTGATTCTCAATGGCATCAGCTTCCACCTAGAGCCAGGCGAGTCCCTCGCGATCGTCGGGCCGTCCGGCACCGGAAAGACCATGCTGGCGCGAATGCTGGTCGGCTCGATCATTCCGACCGCCGGAAATGTCCGACTGGACATGATGGACCTGCGCAATTGGGACCCGCGCCAGTTCGGCGAAAGCGTCGGCTATCTGCCACAGGAGGTTCAACTGTTTCCAGCGTCGATCAAGGCGAACATTGCGCGGATGCGCTCCGATGCCGTCGACGAGGACATCTTCGATGCCGCTGAAACCGCCGACGTGCATGAAATGATTTCGGAGCTCGCACTCGGCTACGAAACCGTGATCGGCATGGATGGCAGCCCTTTGTCGGGCGGGCAGCGGCAACGGATCGGCCTTGCGCGCGCCTTCTACGGCAATCCACGATTGATCGTGCTTGATGAGCCGAACGCGAACCTTGATGCGAACGGCGAACGCGCACTCGCCAAGGCGCTGATACGCGCCAAGGAGAAGCGAATGACGGTCGTCACCATCACGCAACGACCAGCGCTACTGCAGAGCGTGGACAAGATCATGATTCTGCAAAACGGCTCGGTGCAAGCGTTCGGAACGCGCGCCGAGGTGATTCCGCTGGTGACGGGCCACAAACAACCCAGCGCTTCGGGACCGCCGATGCTCGACGCCTGA
- a CDS encoding tyrosinase family protein: protein MTTTRRTVLLQGGAIGAGLIAANMSAVRALAASKTPPVRRSLQGLAWNDPIVATYRDAVGIMKQKAASDNFNWVQLANFHGNINTGFRYCPHGDWYFLPWHRAFTAMYERIVRHLTKNDDFAMPYWDWTANPTMPEVFLPERTPDGKTNWLCVNEDGKKRTWPATKPMPANIVGPSVLKTILNASPYEIFGTSRPAGQNSLDPHWITGGGGVQGTLEASPHNQVHNNIGGWMPSPASPRDPIFFMHHGNIDRIWALWNLKHANSTDPLWTNMPFKENFLNPDGSFWSPKVSDLFVPDTLGYSYGFKAPTAAIASAARTMTLERSLNAILAAPTAANIKTDKVATAVVENTKRATPDAALALKIDVPQAALQGVVRSVPVGSGFETMDFPAAREASARGSHALAILRNVAITDPSTTTIRIYLGDEPVPADASTSDPRYVGSFAVLDHGEGGHGAHEGHELPSFVLDLTDALQRVYGSAATIPSAIGLQVVVGNETGNGKAGSAMPQRVEVIIVSG, encoded by the coding sequence ATGACAACGACACGACGGACGGTTCTCTTGCAGGGCGGCGCGATCGGCGCCGGGCTCATCGCTGCGAACATGTCAGCGGTGCGAGCGCTCGCGGCGTCCAAGACGCCTCCGGTCCGGCGTTCGCTGCAGGGGCTTGCCTGGAACGACCCGATCGTCGCGACCTATCGCGATGCGGTCGGCATCATGAAGCAGAAGGCAGCCAGCGATAACTTTAACTGGGTACAACTCGCGAATTTTCACGGCAACATCAACACCGGGTTTCGCTACTGCCCGCATGGCGACTGGTACTTCCTGCCGTGGCATCGCGCGTTCACGGCGATGTACGAACGCATCGTCCGGCATCTGACGAAGAACGACGACTTCGCCATGCCCTACTGGGACTGGACGGCGAACCCGACAATGCCCGAAGTGTTCCTGCCGGAGAGGACTCCGGACGGAAAGACCAACTGGCTCTGCGTGAACGAGGACGGGAAAAAACGGACCTGGCCAGCGACCAAGCCGATGCCGGCGAACATCGTCGGGCCTTCGGTGCTCAAAACCATTCTCAACGCGTCGCCCTACGAGATCTTCGGAACCAGCCGGCCCGCTGGACAGAATTCGCTTGATCCCCATTGGATTACCGGCGGGGGCGGCGTGCAAGGCACACTCGAAGCGTCGCCGCACAACCAGGTTCACAACAACATCGGTGGCTGGATGCCGTCGCCCGCATCGCCGCGCGATCCGATATTCTTTATGCATCACGGCAATATCGACCGGATATGGGCGCTGTGGAATCTCAAACACGCGAACAGCACCGATCCGCTATGGACGAACATGCCGTTCAAGGAAAATTTCCTCAATCCGGACGGATCGTTCTGGTCGCCGAAAGTGTCGGACCTCTTCGTTCCCGATACGCTCGGTTACAGCTACGGGTTCAAGGCACCAACGGCAGCGATCGCCAGCGCCGCCCGGACGATGACTTTGGAGCGCTCGCTCAACGCCATCCTCGCAGCGCCGACGGCCGCCAACATCAAGACCGACAAGGTCGCGACCGCCGTGGTTGAAAATACCAAGCGTGCGACGCCGGATGCGGCGTTGGCGCTCAAGATCGACGTACCGCAGGCTGCCTTGCAGGGCGTCGTGCGCAGCGTACCGGTCGGCTCAGGGTTCGAAACGATGGACTTCCCCGCGGCCCGCGAAGCGTCGGCGCGCGGAAGTCACGCACTGGCCATTCTTCGTAATGTCGCCATCACCGATCCGAGCACGACGACGATCCGCATTTATCTGGGCGACGAACCTGTTCCGGCCGATGCCTCGACTTCGGACCCCCGCTACGTCGGGAGCTTCGCCGTCCTCGATCACGGCGAAGGCGGTCATGGCGCGCATGAGGGCCACGAGCTTCCGTCCTTCGTCCTCGATCTCACCGATGCACTCCAGCGCGTCTATGGTTCGGCCGCAACGATCCCGAGTGCGATCGGGCTACAGGTCGTCGTGGGCAACGAGACCGGAAACGGCAAGGCCGGTAGCGCCATGCCGCAGCGCGTTGAGGTCATCATCGTTTCGGGGTAG
- a CDS encoding DUF2130 domain-containing protein codes for MSDPRIVCPNCSTPIRLTDTVVAPLIARTREQFERQFARKDAEFSKRESSMRKMRAALAKTRKAIDAEIARKLRAERTSIAKSEEKKVRRALAGDLAERDRRLAELQRNLNANRSKLADAQKTQAEVMRKARELDDAKRELDLKVEEKVQASLAKVRSTAKAEAEDHLKNRVAEKETQIAGMQRQIEQLRRKAEQGSQQLQGQAREVEMEALLCQRFPGDLIEPVPVGVPGGDILHRVRGKAGQACGTMLWECKHTRTWSDRWLAKLRDDQRAVKAEIALIVSSALPHGVDSFGFIDNIWVTAPRFAIPLAMVLRQSLIDLAGTRLAVEGCRTKMEMVYQYLTGPQFRQHIEAIIEKFCEMQSDLDRERRATMRLWAKREAQLNGVISASTRFYGDLQGIAGRAMPDIDSLGLLTIEDKAATATVS; via the coding sequence ATGAGCGATCCCCGGATCGTGTGCCCAAACTGCAGTACGCCGATCAGGTTGACCGACACCGTGGTCGCACCGCTGATTGCCCGGACCCGCGAGCAGTTCGAACGCCAGTTCGCGCGAAAGGATGCGGAGTTTTCAAAGCGCGAATCCAGCATGCGCAAGATGCGGGCTGCGCTTGCCAAGACCCGCAAGGCCATCGACGCCGAGATCGCCAGGAAACTGCGCGCCGAGCGGACCTCGATTGCTAAATCCGAGGAGAAAAAGGTTCGCCGCGCGTTGGCGGGCGATCTTGCGGAGCGCGATCGACGCTTGGCCGAACTGCAGCGCAACCTGAACGCGAACAGGTCCAAGCTGGCAGACGCCCAGAAGACCCAGGCTGAGGTGATGCGCAAAGCACGCGAGCTCGACGATGCCAAACGTGAACTCGATCTGAAGGTAGAGGAGAAGGTGCAGGCTTCACTTGCGAAGGTACGCAGCACCGCGAAAGCCGAAGCCGAAGACCACCTCAAGAACAGGGTCGCAGAGAAAGAAACCCAGATCGCTGGCATGCAGCGCCAGATCGAGCAGCTGCGTCGCAAGGCTGAACAAGGTTCGCAGCAACTGCAAGGCCAAGCGCGCGAGGTCGAAATGGAGGCCTTGCTGTGTCAGCGCTTTCCCGGCGACCTGATCGAACCGGTACCGGTCGGTGTGCCAGGTGGCGACATTCTACATCGCGTGCGCGGCAAAGCCGGCCAAGCCTGCGGCACGATGCTATGGGAGTGCAAGCATACCAGGACCTGGAGTGACCGCTGGCTCGCCAAATTGCGCGACGATCAACGTGCGGTGAAGGCCGAGATCGCGTTGATCGTGTCAAGCGCGTTACCCCATGGCGTAGATAGCTTCGGTTTCATCGACAATATCTGGGTGACCGCACCCCGTTTCGCCATTCCGCTGGCCATGGTCCTGCGGCAATCACTGATTGATCTGGCCGGCACTCGCCTCGCCGTCGAGGGCTGCCGGACAAAAATGGAGATGGTCTATCAGTACCTCACCGGTCCCCAATTCCGGCAACACATCGAGGCCATCATCGAAAAGTTCTGCGAAATGCAGTCCGATCTCGATCGCGAGCGCAGGGCGACCATGCGGTTATGGGCCAAACGCGAAGCCCAGCTCAACGGCGTCATCAGTGCCAGCACACGTTTCTACGGTGATCTTCAGGGCATCGCTGGACGCGCTATGCCGGACATCGATAGCCTCGGCCTGCTCACGATCGAAGACAAGGCTGCAACCGCTACCGTCAGTTAG
- a CDS encoding YqaJ viral recombinase family nuclease: protein MASSETNGRRAFVGGSDARTIMGSMEDKLIRLWREKRGEIPTEDLSGNLVVQLGTVTEDLNRRWFERNTGQSVKDVQQRIHHPVHKWMAATLDGRVDQTGAVFEAKFMLPWIFSEEMAAEKHMAQLQHNMWVTNARSAILSIITGGGKWVEMTIHADPLYQHLLLTAEKKFWRCVQNGEPPRLFGVEPPRPRLEAVRVIDMSASNSWAELASIYQRTRTAHQEHEGAKSDLKKLVPEDTKEAVGHGIRAKRSKSGAISFELADLEAANAQIQ from the coding sequence ATGGCAAGTTCAGAAACGAATGGCAGAAGAGCGTTTGTAGGTGGGTCCGATGCCCGAACTATCATGGGGTCAATGGAAGATAAACTGATTCGGCTCTGGCGAGAAAAGCGTGGAGAAATACCAACTGAAGACTTATCGGGTAACCTCGTCGTCCAGCTCGGAACAGTCACCGAAGACCTCAACCGGAGGTGGTTTGAGCGCAATACGGGACAATCCGTCAAAGATGTCCAGCAGCGAATTCATCATCCGGTCCATAAATGGATGGCCGCCACTTTGGACGGCCGCGTGGACCAGACTGGGGCCGTATTCGAAGCCAAATTTATGCTGCCGTGGATATTTTCCGAGGAAATGGCTGCGGAAAAGCACATGGCACAGCTTCAGCACAATATGTGGGTTACCAACGCGCGCTCAGCCATTCTGTCCATCATCACAGGTGGCGGCAAATGGGTCGAGATGACCATCCATGCTGACCCTCTTTATCAACACCTGCTTTTGACCGCAGAGAAGAAATTCTGGCGCTGCGTACAAAATGGCGAGCCCCCTCGACTCTTCGGGGTTGAACCCCCTCGACCACGTTTGGAGGCCGTCCGGGTGATCGACATGAGCGCATCCAACAGCTGGGCCGAACTGGCTTCAATCTACCAACGAACAAGAACAGCCCATCAGGAACATGAGGGCGCCAAGAGCGACCTCAAGAAGCTCGTGCCGGAGGATACCAAAGAAGCTGTAGGTCATGGCATCCGCGCAAAACGATCCAAAAGCGGAGCGATCAGTTTCGAGTTAGCAGATCTGGAGGCTGCCAATGCACAGATCCAGTGA
- a CDS encoding helix-turn-helix transcriptional regulator, with the protein MARAALGWTVRDLAEATGLHRNTITNIEVGRYAGEPETLNLIRRVLSREGVVFIEENGGGAGVRLRRPTAQR; encoded by the coding sequence ATGGCTAGAGCCGCTTTGGGTTGGACTGTCCGGGATTTGGCGGAAGCTACTGGGCTTCACCGCAACACAATTACCAACATTGAGGTTGGTCGCTACGCAGGAGAGCCCGAGACCCTCAACTTGATCAGACGGGTGCTCTCGCGCGAGGGCGTAGTGTTTATAGAAGAGAATGGTGGCGGCGCAGGAGTAAGGTTGCGCAGACCTACAGCGCAACGGTAA